A stretch of the Polluticoccus soli genome encodes the following:
- a CDS encoding ABC transporter permease has protein sequence MKKIVATIIKEWTLLRRDVGGFALLFLMPAMLIVVMALVQDAPFRDYQEMRFELLLADDDGGSLAKEIKAGLKESKNFQVVDAIDGQPLTEQQLKQLLQKGKYSIGIVIPRGATAEVANSANMLANTVSEKIGLGKLPTRESRDAYVRMYFDPVAKPAFRVSISNALDKYITYSCSKILVDRLSKLGGDTSTAIAGTDFKNAFQGIGIKEEPLSEEKGPKYLINSVQHNVPAWAIFGMFFILLPVASHTIREREEGSALRLELIPNAYRGVALGKILFYTIVCTAQFACMLAIGVWLLPYVGLPSLYLGEHPLVLVPVAVLIAFAATSFGYFIGAAFKTINQALPFGSIGIVLLSAIGGIWVPIELLPQALKTVALISPLHWGLDAVHQVILRNGSITDVVPHIVVLFAFGTTMWLISVYLNRSRRYSF, from the coding sequence ATGAAGAAAATTGTAGCCACGATCATTAAGGAATGGACGCTGCTTCGCCGCGACGTAGGTGGCTTCGCTTTGCTATTCCTGATGCCGGCAATGCTGATAGTGGTAATGGCCCTGGTTCAGGACGCCCCTTTCCGCGACTACCAGGAAATGCGGTTTGAACTATTGCTGGCTGATGATGATGGTGGCAGCCTGGCAAAGGAGATCAAAGCAGGGCTTAAAGAGAGTAAGAATTTCCAGGTGGTTGATGCAATAGATGGCCAGCCGCTAACTGAACAACAACTCAAGCAACTCCTTCAAAAAGGCAAATACAGTATTGGTATCGTCATACCCCGGGGTGCAACGGCAGAAGTTGCAAATTCTGCAAACATGTTGGCGAACACGGTATCTGAGAAAATTGGATTAGGCAAACTGCCAACACGCGAAAGCCGTGACGCCTACGTTCGTATGTATTTTGACCCCGTCGCCAAACCCGCTTTCCGTGTCTCCATCAGCAATGCGCTCGATAAGTACATCACTTACTCGTGCAGCAAAATACTCGTAGATCGCCTATCAAAACTTGGCGGCGATACTAGTACAGCCATCGCGGGAACTGATTTCAAGAACGCATTCCAGGGTATTGGCATCAAGGAAGAACCTTTATCCGAAGAAAAAGGCCCGAAGTATCTTATTAACTCTGTGCAGCACAACGTACCGGCCTGGGCGATCTTCGGTATGTTTTTCATCCTGCTGCCTGTGGCCAGTCATACCATACGTGAGCGCGAGGAAGGCAGCGCACTGCGGCTTGAGTTAATACCCAATGCTTATCGCGGGGTGGCACTGGGCAAAATACTGTTCTACACCATTGTGTGTACAGCACAATTCGCCTGTATGTTGGCCATTGGCGTCTGGCTGTTGCCTTACGTAGGACTTCCTTCGTTATATCTGGGAGAACATCCCCTTGTGCTGGTTCCTGTCGCTGTTCTTATAGCTTTTGCTGCAACATCATTCGGATATTTCATAGGCGCAGCATTCAAGACCATCAACCAGGCATTGCCGTTTGGATCAATAGGCATAGTATTGCTTTCCGCTATTGGTGGTATCTGGGTTCCAATTGAGTTGCTGCCACAAGCACTAAAAACTGTCGCTCTAATTTCCCCACTTCATTGGGGGCTAGATGCGGTACACCAGGTAATACTTCGAAATGGCAGCATTACAGACGTTGTACCGCACATCGTTGTTCTGTTTGCTTTCGGAACTACAATGTGGCTGATCAGCGTCTACCTGAATCGTTCACGCAGGTATTCTTTCTAG
- a CDS encoding class I SAM-dependent methyltransferase, protein MKEVKDLFSKQSATYAAYRPTYPDELYDFIFSITQNFDTAWDCGTGNGQAAIRLAEKFRHVIATDLSEKQLSYASQKDNIEYRAARAEDSGLENNSMDLVTVGTALHWFDFDKFYGEVKRVAKPQASIVVWAYAPFRSESAIDEILDNFTYNILGGYWDPERKWVDAQYKTIPFPFKEIPTPELAIKLHWTLDQFMGFLHSWSSVQHYIEKNGNDPVEIIREQLEVLWKSGEVKELRFPLFVRAGIINK, encoded by the coding sequence ATGAAAGAAGTAAAAGACCTGTTCTCAAAACAATCAGCAACCTATGCTGCATACCGGCCTACGTATCCGGATGAACTGTACGATTTCATCTTCAGCATTACGCAAAACTTTGATACTGCATGGGATTGTGGTACCGGTAATGGACAGGCTGCAATACGCCTGGCAGAGAAGTTCAGGCATGTTATCGCCACCGATCTCAGTGAAAAACAACTCAGCTATGCTTCCCAAAAGGACAACATAGAATATAGAGCAGCCCGGGCTGAAGACTCAGGACTGGAAAACAATAGCATGGACCTTGTGACTGTAGGCACGGCACTTCATTGGTTTGATTTCGACAAGTTTTATGGTGAAGTGAAAAGAGTAGCAAAACCCCAAGCCAGCATTGTAGTATGGGCATATGCACCGTTCCGCTCTGAGAGTGCAATAGATGAAATATTAGACAATTTTACCTATAACATTTTAGGCGGATATTGGGATCCTGAACGCAAATGGGTGGATGCACAATACAAAACCATCCCCTTCCCTTTCAAAGAAATACCGACACCAGAATTGGCCATAAAGCTACACTGGACATTAGATCAATTCATGGGATTTCTCCATTCCTGGTCGAGCGTACAGCATTATATCGAAAAAAATGGAAACGATCCAGTTGAGATCATCCGGGAGCAACTGGAGGTACTGTGGAAGTCTGGCGAAGTGAAAGAACTGCGATTTCCACTATTTGTCAGGGCAGGCATTATAAATAAGTGA
- a CDS encoding ABC transporter ATP-binding protein, translating to MSFAIEIENLRKHYKGAWAPSLDGLSLTVQRGQVMGLLGPNGAGKTTTINILCGLVLPDQGSARVLGRDCVKDILDIRKIIGVAPQQIALFSNLTAWENFRYIGRLYGLDERSISDRGDKLLERLGLDKHADKRINRYSGGMKRRANIIASLLHQPELLILDEPTAGVDVQSRALILDFLQEYNQQGHTILYTSHLMEEAEKICDEVVIIDEGKYVTSGAPKALIEQTPNCKRLEDVFLHYTGHSVRD from the coding sequence ATGTCATTTGCCATCGAGATAGAGAATCTCAGGAAACACTACAAAGGCGCATGGGCCCCCTCGCTCGATGGATTGTCATTGACAGTACAACGCGGTCAGGTAATGGGCTTGCTGGGACCAAACGGTGCCGGCAAGACCACTACCATCAATATTCTCTGTGGATTGGTACTGCCTGACCAAGGCAGCGCTAGAGTCCTGGGCAGGGATTGCGTCAAGGATATACTCGACATCAGGAAAATAATTGGAGTGGCGCCACAACAGATCGCGCTCTTCTCGAATCTAACTGCATGGGAAAATTTCCGGTACATTGGCCGGCTTTATGGATTAGATGAGCGTTCTATTTCTGATCGCGGTGATAAACTCCTGGAGCGCCTGGGGCTGGATAAGCATGCAGACAAGAGGATCAATCGGTATAGTGGCGGCATGAAGCGCCGCGCAAATATCATCGCTTCGCTACTTCACCAACCTGAACTGCTGATATTGGACGAACCGACAGCAGGCGTTGACGTACAATCCAGAGCACTAATTCTGGACTTTTTGCAGGAGTACAACCAGCAAGGACATACCATCCTGTACACATCGCACCTGATGGAAGAAGCAGAAAAGATATGCGATGAAGTGGTGATAATTGACGAAGGCAAGTATGTTACCAGCGGCGCACCTAAAGCGTTAATAGAACAAACACCCAATTGTAAAAGACTGGAAGATGTCTTCCTGCATTACACCGGACATTCGGTAAGAGATTAG
- a CDS encoding DMP19 family protein, whose amino-acid sequence MDSKFLPEINKTELEKAQAASDFQAIFDIFVQPLHEEMYKRRDFTFMDELSEGQQLLLSYDYVRMQVLQGGFIQFIQNGYVGLLLNMPEWLHQLGAAEVSKVIDDVLKVYVLNRELLDKSTTVEEFAMLYQELKEFEQLDDSFQHLDADTVKLLAEYALQHPDLFAVIK is encoded by the coding sequence ATGGATAGTAAGTTTCTACCCGAGATCAACAAGACAGAATTAGAAAAAGCGCAAGCAGCCAGTGATTTTCAGGCGATATTCGACATCTTCGTTCAGCCCTTGCACGAGGAGATGTACAAGCGCCGGGATTTTACTTTTATGGACGAATTGTCTGAAGGACAACAACTGTTGCTGTCGTACGACTATGTGCGTATGCAGGTGTTACAAGGCGGTTTTATCCAGTTCATACAAAATGGCTATGTCGGCCTGCTGTTGAATATGCCGGAATGGTTGCATCAGTTGGGCGCTGCCGAGGTTTCCAAAGTGATCGATGACGTGTTGAAAGTGTACGTTTTAAATCGTGAATTACTGGACAAAAGCACTACTGTTGAAGAATTCGCCATGCTTTACCAGGAACTCAAAGAATTCGAACAACTGGATGATAGTTTTCAGCATTTGGATGCCGACACAGTTAAGCTACTCGCAGAGTACGCTCTGCAGCATCCGGATCTTTTTGCAGTTATTAAATAG
- a CDS encoding trifunctional MMPL family transporter/lysophospholipid acyltransferase/class I SAM-dependent methyltransferase: MQFLFVTLYSFFSRNKLLLWLAFFLSLGLWSFLASRIRLKEDITDMLPDSKAIKAMNNVISNTQAGEQVIFLASFTDSTQTDPDSLIGAVNGYVEGLSSVGGSMIDTVSLQPGGGLEETLADVLRNNLPLFLDESDYRKLDSLTQPDRITQTLAANKRILTSPASVVYKTMVAQDPIGMSGLVWAKLKTLQFDPGYETYEGYLFSGEQRQLTFFLKPKYKASETGKNTKLFEAIDKYTNDWKRQHAGIDISYFGGPAVAAGNATQMRTDTIVTLSVTIVLLLALTYYFFRRKRSPLLLMVPVVYGAVAGVGVVSLVQGEISVIAIGAGAIILGIAIDFSIHFLAHLRHERNIKDTVKELSQPLTIGSFTTIAAFLSLRLVHTPILQDLGLFAAASLAGAALCTLIFLPHFPLGVETSKDTVTVFDRVATWRPEKNKWLILFIVLFTPVMFYFGKDVRFDSDLMNLNYLSPELKKAQEKVSAANAYALSSVFVVANGQSQEDALQKLETINERLTDIRAKGWVRSTSNPTVFLPSVAEQKHRIARWQSFWTTEKQETVMEAVNQSAQQQGFTTTAFASFPETLNKQYTALDEATVSQLKALYPGGFSLGDGKHYAIAALKVAQEHRKQVFDALSGIDGVTITDRQQGALQLVDILNKDFTSIALYSSLIVFFALLIGYGRFELAIIAFLPMAISWVWILGLMSLLGLKFNIVNIIISSLVFGLGDDYTIFTMDGLIERYKYGKQKLTSVRSAVYVSAVTVVIGLGVLLLAKHPALRSIAFISVVGLVCVLFISQTLQPFLFNWFIQNRADKKLLPFTLWSFTKSVFAFAYFFSGSLILTILGVILTRLWPFNKEKNKYLFHVWVSRYTWSMMYIMANVRKRVYNLSNEDFQKPAVYIANHSSFLDILITTMLHPKLVLMTNRWVWRSPVFGAVVRMAEYYPVADGAEESIEPLRDLVKRGYSIVVFPEGTRSYDDSIKRFHKGAFYIAEQLKLDIVPLVLHGVGHTMQKGDFLLKDGTCSVYIHPRINPEDETFGKTYSERAKLVGRWMRTAYGQAKASNETPTYFKEQLQRSYTYKGPTLEWYCRVKTGLEGYYEQFHALLPREGKFYDLGCGYGFMTYMLHWAAPGRSFTGIDYDDEKIETAQSNFLRDEAIEFRQGDLTKVELESCDGIIISDVLHYLLPDQQETLLEKCYAALNTGGKLIIRDGVSELKDRIKGTKATEVFSTRIFKFNKTQNELHFISRAFIESFAQRHSMSIEVLDNTKLTANLIFVMTKA; encoded by the coding sequence ATGCAGTTTTTATTCGTTACCCTTTACAGTTTTTTCAGCCGCAACAAGCTATTGTTGTGGCTGGCGTTTTTTTTGTCGTTGGGTTTGTGGTCGTTTCTGGCATCACGAATCAGGCTGAAAGAAGACATCACAGACATGCTGCCTGATAGCAAGGCTATCAAGGCTATGAACAATGTCATCAGCAACACGCAGGCTGGTGAACAAGTGATATTTCTTGCATCATTTACAGACAGTACCCAAACCGATCCCGATAGCCTGATTGGAGCTGTGAACGGTTATGTAGAAGGCCTGTCCTCGGTTGGAGGCTCAATGATCGACACCGTTTCATTGCAGCCGGGTGGAGGATTGGAAGAGACTTTGGCCGACGTCTTGCGAAATAACCTGCCGCTGTTCCTGGATGAAAGTGACTATAGAAAACTGGACAGCCTAACGCAACCCGACCGGATCACTCAAACATTAGCCGCCAATAAAAGGATACTCACTTCGCCTGCCAGCGTAGTTTATAAAACTATGGTAGCGCAGGATCCTATTGGTATGTCTGGTTTGGTTTGGGCTAAACTAAAAACACTGCAGTTTGATCCAGGCTATGAAACCTATGAAGGCTACCTCTTTTCCGGCGAGCAAAGGCAATTAACTTTTTTCCTGAAACCGAAATATAAGGCCTCTGAAACTGGTAAGAATACAAAGCTATTTGAAGCAATAGATAAGTATACTAACGATTGGAAACGACAGCATGCAGGTATTGATATAAGTTACTTTGGCGGGCCAGCTGTAGCAGCGGGCAATGCCACCCAGATGCGTACAGACACTATTGTTACACTGTCGGTTACCATCGTTCTGTTATTAGCACTCACGTATTACTTTTTCAGGCGTAAGCGAAGTCCCTTACTTCTGATGGTGCCGGTTGTTTATGGTGCGGTGGCAGGTGTGGGTGTTGTCAGTCTAGTGCAAGGTGAAATATCGGTGATCGCTATTGGAGCGGGGGCAATCATACTGGGTATTGCTATCGACTTTTCTATCCACTTCCTTGCGCATCTCCGTCACGAACGAAATATCAAGGATACTGTTAAGGAGCTATCGCAGCCATTGACCATTGGCAGTTTTACCACTATTGCCGCCTTCCTGTCGCTTAGGCTGGTGCATACGCCTATACTCCAGGATCTCGGCTTATTCGCTGCTGCCAGTCTTGCAGGGGCAGCTTTGTGCACATTGATATTCTTGCCTCATTTTCCTCTAGGCGTCGAAACTTCAAAGGATACTGTAACTGTTTTTGATCGTGTCGCTACGTGGAGACCTGAGAAGAACAAATGGCTGATACTATTCATCGTATTGTTCACACCGGTCATGTTTTACTTTGGCAAAGACGTCCGGTTCGACAGCGACCTGATGAACCTGAACTACCTGTCACCCGAACTAAAAAAGGCTCAGGAAAAGGTAAGCGCAGCCAATGCTTATGCGTTAAGCTCGGTGTTTGTTGTAGCAAATGGGCAATCGCAGGAAGATGCTTTGCAAAAGCTGGAGACGATAAATGAGCGCTTAACGGATATTAGGGCAAAAGGATGGGTGAGGAGTACCTCCAATCCGACTGTGTTCCTGCCATCAGTTGCCGAGCAAAAGCACAGGATCGCTCGTTGGCAGTCGTTCTGGACGACCGAAAAGCAGGAAACAGTTATGGAGGCTGTGAATCAGTCCGCTCAACAACAAGGGTTCACGACAACAGCATTCGCTTCTTTCCCCGAGACGCTTAATAAACAATACACTGCTCTTGATGAGGCAACAGTCAGCCAGCTTAAGGCTTTATATCCCGGTGGTTTTTCTTTAGGCGATGGTAAGCATTATGCAATTGCTGCTCTTAAAGTGGCGCAGGAGCATCGGAAACAGGTGTTTGATGCATTGTCAGGTATAGATGGTGTTACGATCACAGACAGGCAACAAGGTGCGTTGCAGTTGGTAGATATCTTAAACAAAGACTTTACCAGTATAGCTTTGTACTCTTCTTTGATCGTGTTCTTTGCATTGCTCATCGGGTATGGGAGGTTTGAACTGGCGATCATTGCCTTTTTACCGATGGCTATATCCTGGGTATGGATATTAGGCTTAATGTCGTTACTCGGCCTGAAGTTCAATATCGTCAATATCATTATCTCCTCCCTCGTCTTTGGCCTCGGTGATGACTATACCATTTTCACGATGGATGGATTGATAGAGCGGTACAAGTATGGCAAGCAGAAACTCACGTCTGTCCGTTCTGCTGTTTATGTTTCGGCGGTTACTGTCGTTATTGGTCTCGGTGTGTTGCTGCTGGCAAAGCATCCCGCGTTGCGCTCTATTGCGTTCATTTCTGTTGTTGGACTGGTCTGTGTGCTGTTTATTTCACAGACGCTACAACCATTCCTGTTCAACTGGTTTATCCAGAACAGGGCAGACAAGAAGCTCCTTCCGTTCACACTGTGGAGTTTTACTAAATCAGTTTTTGCCTTTGCATATTTCTTTTCAGGGTCGCTAATACTGACGATATTGGGAGTGATATTGACAAGGCTGTGGCCCTTCAATAAGGAGAAGAATAAGTACTTATTTCACGTCTGGGTGAGCCGTTATACCTGGAGTATGATGTACATTATGGCTAACGTGCGCAAAAGGGTTTACAATCTTTCAAACGAGGATTTTCAGAAACCTGCAGTCTATATAGCCAATCATAGTTCGTTTCTAGATATACTCATTACCACAATGCTTCACCCTAAATTGGTGTTGATGACCAACCGCTGGGTGTGGCGCTCTCCGGTGTTTGGTGCGGTAGTTCGTATGGCAGAATATTACCCGGTGGCCGACGGCGCGGAAGAAAGTATCGAACCTTTGAGGGACCTCGTCAAGAGGGGTTATTCCATCGTCGTATTCCCCGAAGGCACTCGTTCGTACGATGATTCAATAAAACGTTTCCATAAAGGTGCATTCTATATCGCAGAACAGCTAAAGTTGGACATCGTTCCGTTGGTGTTGCACGGTGTTGGTCATACCATGCAGAAAGGCGATTTTTTATTGAAAGACGGCACTTGCTCAGTTTATATACATCCCCGCATCAATCCCGAAGATGAAACATTCGGGAAAACTTATAGTGAGCGTGCTAAATTGGTAGGACGTTGGATGCGCACAGCATATGGTCAGGCGAAAGCAAGCAACGAAACGCCGACGTACTTTAAAGAGCAACTGCAACGCTCCTACACCTATAAAGGTCCTACGCTCGAATGGTATTGCCGTGTGAAGACAGGACTGGAGGGGTATTACGAGCAGTTTCACGCACTCCTGCCACGCGAGGGCAAGTTTTACGACCTTGGTTGTGGGTATGGCTTTATGACTTATATGCTGCACTGGGCTGCACCCGGGCGGTCATTTACCGGGATTGATTATGATGACGAGAAGATCGAGACGGCCCAAAGCAATTTTCTACGGGATGAGGCGATTGAGTTTAGGCAAGGAGATCTTACAAAGGTTGAATTGGAGAGTTGCGATGGTATCATCATCAGCGATGTGCTTCATTATTTATTACCCGATCAGCAAGAAACATTGCTGGAGAAATGTTATGCAGCATTGAATACAGGAGGCAAGTTGATCATTCGCGATGGAGTTTCCGAACTCAAAGACCGTATCAAAGGTACAAAGGCAACAGAGGTGTTTTCAACACGTATCTTCAAATTCAATAAAACGCAGAATGAATTGCATTTTATCAGCCGTGCATTCATTGAATCGTTTGCGCAACGGCATAGCATGAGCATTGAAGTGTTGGACAACACAAAGCTCACGGCTAACCTGATATTTGTAATGACAAAGGCCTAG
- a CDS encoding tryptophan 2,3-dioxygenase, translating into MNKKERAPVYYSEYLQLDKILNAQQPESEKEGIKANDEMMFIVIHQTYELWFKQILHELNIIRDIFKQEHIPNSSPDIYNSVHRIQRVCRILDVAVMQMSVMETMTPLDFLDFRDLLRPASGFQSIQFKMIEATLGLEYQQRHGQNYYLSQLNQKDIERVKEAESKESLLVLINRWLERMPFAKDSYWLETSGHEFWKQYREAYAGSLSEMELKNLETFDKLFMNDANYPAERKLSADANRSALFIMLYRDYPLLHLPYELVSSLLEIDELLSMWRHRHIHMVQRTIGKRVGTGGSTGAEYLRGAADSHYIFKELAELTSFLVSRNLVPKLPEKLVHGLSYN; encoded by the coding sequence ATGAATAAAAAGGAAAGGGCGCCTGTTTATTACAGCGAATACCTGCAGCTGGATAAAATATTGAACGCGCAGCAACCCGAAAGCGAAAAAGAGGGAATTAAGGCCAACGATGAAATGATGTTCATCGTTATACACCAGACGTACGAACTCTGGTTCAAACAGATATTACACGAGCTGAATATCATCAGGGATATTTTCAAGCAAGAACACATCCCAAACAGCTCACCCGATATATATAACAGCGTACACCGCATACAGCGCGTGTGCCGGATACTGGATGTGGCAGTAATGCAAATGAGTGTCATGGAAACTATGACCCCGCTCGACTTCCTGGACTTCCGCGACCTGCTTAGGCCGGCATCGGGCTTTCAGAGCATCCAGTTTAAGATGATCGAGGCTACATTGGGACTGGAATACCAACAAAGGCACGGCCAGAATTATTACCTCTCGCAACTGAACCAGAAGGATATTGAGCGCGTGAAAGAAGCAGAGTCTAAAGAATCGCTTCTTGTACTGATCAACAGGTGGCTGGAACGTATGCCATTTGCCAAAGACAGTTACTGGCTGGAGACTAGCGGTCACGAGTTCTGGAAGCAATACCGCGAAGCCTATGCAGGCAGCCTGAGTGAGATGGAGCTGAAAAACCTGGAAACCTTCGATAAGCTGTTCATGAACGATGCCAACTATCCTGCTGAACGGAAGTTGAGCGCAGACGCCAACCGAAGCGCATTGTTCATCATGTTATATAGGGATTATCCGCTATTGCACTTGCCTTATGAACTGGTAAGCAGCCTGCTCGAAATAGATGAATTGCTGTCTATGTGGCGCCATAGGCATATACACATGGTACAACGCACCATTGGTAAACGTGTTGGTACGGGTGGTAGCACCGGTGCAGAATACTTGCGTGGCGCAGCCGACAGCCATTACATTTTTAAAGAACTGGCAGAACTCACCTCTTTCCTTGTTTCGCGCAACCTGGTACCTAAGCTGCCGGAGAAACTGGTACATGGTCTGAGCTATAACTAA
- a CDS encoding T9SS type A sorting domain-containing protein encodes MLNNWNNLKQHFLVLVAGLCTSTAVAQPCTQLLIASYTPGNVCTGRSLNLSANTISGASYSWTGPAGFFSTGQNPIVPSVAVNNTGAYIVTATAGSCIYKDTVNVVANITPATPVLTANNPPCKGGNLALGISGPTGTTFALYNPSGVLMSSQTIINLSSSHNGTYKAVATSIANGCKSDTSYYSVQVIDLPAPILLADASICRGDTLHMYVMNNTPSVDNYYWNTPTFSPFYTAPTPLHLPNVTNAGVYTVRTVFDGCMSPVASTLVTFKPSVFATTTVTADGEIQSGFTEMTFTAHISNGGGSPTIQWFKNGAPIPGAINTTYKGIMFSDIFPMDWFYAQVQRDSACGGINYSDTIQMNEVLNVQNVGESNDLTLYPNPNTGQFTLQIPSLNETATIEIINSVGQRSFMTTIDRAGTLDITLPPGLANGMYTLRLTGDDKAYVTRFTVYK; translated from the coding sequence ATGCTGAATAACTGGAACAACCTGAAACAACATTTCCTGGTGTTAGTAGCTGGTCTTTGCACCTCAACAGCCGTGGCACAACCATGTACACAACTACTGATCGCGTCTTACACACCCGGAAATGTATGCACTGGTAGATCGCTTAACCTTTCAGCAAATACTATATCTGGTGCCAGCTACTCCTGGACTGGTCCAGCAGGTTTCTTTTCCACGGGGCAAAATCCTATTGTTCCTTCTGTAGCAGTGAATAATACCGGCGCTTATATTGTGACCGCTACTGCCGGATCGTGCATTTATAAAGACACAGTGAATGTAGTCGCGAATATTACCCCTGCAACGCCTGTATTAACTGCCAATAACCCTCCTTGCAAAGGTGGCAATTTAGCACTCGGTATTAGTGGTCCTACCGGAACCACATTCGCTCTATATAATCCAAGCGGAGTTCTGATGTCTTCGCAAACTATAATAAACCTGTCCAGTAGCCATAACGGCACGTACAAAGCAGTTGCGACGTCAATAGCTAACGGCTGTAAATCAGACACCTCATATTATTCAGTTCAAGTAATCGACCTGCCAGCACCTATCCTGCTGGCCGATGCATCGATATGCCGCGGCGATACTCTTCACATGTATGTAATGAACAACACGCCTTCAGTTGATAATTATTATTGGAACACACCAACGTTCAGTCCGTTCTATACTGCACCTACACCGCTTCATTTACCGAATGTTACCAACGCCGGTGTTTATACTGTGCGAACAGTTTTTGACGGCTGTATGTCACCCGTGGCCAGTACATTGGTCACATTTAAACCCAGTGTATTTGCAACAACGACGGTAACTGCAGATGGCGAGATACAATCTGGCTTTACTGAAATGACATTCACTGCCCACATAAGCAACGGTGGCGGATCACCTACCATCCAGTGGTTCAAAAACGGCGCGCCTATTCCCGGAGCCATTAACACCACCTACAAAGGCATCATGTTCAGCGATATTTTCCCTATGGATTGGTTTTACGCACAGGTACAGCGAGACAGTGCTTGCGGAGGTATCAACTACAGTGATACCATACAGATGAACGAAGTGCTGAATGTGCAAAATGTTGGTGAATCAAATGACCTGACACTTTATCCAAATCCGAACACAGGACAGTTCACGCTCCAGATTCCTTCTTTGAACGAGACTGCAACAATTGAAATTATCAATTCAGTGGGTCAGCGCTCGTTCATGACAACTATTGATCGTGCAGGTACACTTGATATTACGTTACCTCCTGGCCTGGCCAATGGCATGTATACATTGCGCCTGACAGGGGATGACAAAGCCTATGTCACGCGCTTTACAGTATACAAGTAG